A genomic segment from Streptomyces sp. NBC_00459 encodes:
- a CDS encoding PPOX class F420-dependent oxidoreductase, translating to MTQDDAQDLLLKLLSEYGGGVLTTIKADGRPQLSNVNHAYDPGERTIRISLTDSRAKTRNLRRDPRVSYHVTSDDRWAYTVVEGVADLTPVAQAPDDETVEELVRLYRAVRGEHPDWDDYRAVMVRDRRLVLRIRVDRVYGIPRPTAQA from the coding sequence ATGACTCAGGACGATGCGCAGGACCTGCTCCTCAAGCTGCTCTCCGAGTACGGCGGTGGAGTGCTGACGACCATCAAGGCCGACGGCCGCCCCCAGCTCTCGAACGTCAACCACGCCTACGACCCGGGCGAACGCACCATCCGTATCTCCCTCACGGACTCCCGCGCCAAGACCCGCAACCTGCGCCGGGACCCGCGGGTCTCCTACCACGTGACCAGCGACGACCGCTGGGCGTACACCGTGGTCGAGGGCGTGGCCGACCTGACGCCCGTGGCCCAGGCCCCGGACGACGAAACCGTGGAGGAACTGGTCCGGCTCTACCGGGCGGTGCGGGGCGAGCACCCCGACTGGGACGACTACCGCGCGGTCATGGTCCGGGACCGGCGGCTCGTGCTGCGGATCAGGGTGGACAGGGTGTACGGCATACCGCGCCCCACGGCCCAGGCGTGA
- a CDS encoding MFS transporter: MADSVAPHDPAAPLGAPPGGQPKKAATAAWIGSALEYYDFFIYGSAAALIFPKVFFDESDPATATLLSLGTFGVAYAARPVGALFLGHFGDRLGRKKIMVFTLILMGLSTFLIGCLPTRDQVGTLAPVLLVLCRVLQGISAAGEQASANSMTLEHAPPDRRGFFTSFTLSGTQGGQLLATLVFIPIAAMPEDQLLSWGWRIPFWLSIAVAVVGYVIRRKLEETPAFAEQAASEGVVKLPLLILLREHWADVLRVVAGALVASVSTIFTVWALAYATSDSVGMNRSSMLWVAALANLVALAAIPLWATLSDRIGRRPVFLAGAAGSGVMMFVYLWAISTGSYPLILVLGIVTFGVVYSAANGTWPSFYGEMFTTRVRLSGMAIGTQIGFAVAGFAVTFAAEIAGPNGDDWFAVALFTAALCIPPVLAAITARETHRVPTERLGERGAENVAKREAVSA, translated from the coding sequence GTGGCGGATTCCGTCGCACCCCACGACCCCGCAGCACCCCTGGGCGCTCCACCCGGGGGCCAGCCGAAGAAGGCCGCCACGGCCGCCTGGATCGGCAGCGCCCTGGAGTACTACGACTTCTTCATCTACGGCAGCGCCGCCGCCCTGATCTTCCCCAAGGTCTTCTTCGACGAGTCCGACCCGGCCACCGCGACCCTGCTGTCGCTGGGCACGTTCGGTGTCGCGTACGCCGCCCGCCCGGTCGGCGCGCTCTTCCTGGGCCACTTCGGCGACCGGCTGGGCCGCAAGAAGATCATGGTCTTCACGCTGATCCTGATGGGCCTGTCGACGTTCCTCATCGGCTGTCTGCCCACCCGCGACCAGGTCGGCACCCTCGCCCCGGTCCTGCTCGTGCTCTGCCGTGTCCTCCAGGGCATCTCGGCCGCCGGTGAGCAGGCGAGCGCCAACTCGATGACGCTCGAACACGCCCCGCCGGACCGGCGCGGCTTCTTCACCAGTTTCACCCTGAGCGGCACCCAGGGCGGCCAGCTCCTCGCCACACTGGTCTTCATCCCGATCGCCGCGATGCCCGAGGACCAACTCCTGTCCTGGGGCTGGCGCATCCCGTTCTGGCTGAGCATCGCGGTCGCCGTCGTCGGCTACGTCATCCGCCGCAAGCTGGAGGAGACCCCGGCCTTCGCCGAGCAGGCCGCCTCCGAGGGTGTCGTGAAGCTGCCGCTGCTGATCCTGCTGCGCGAGCACTGGGCGGACGTACTGCGGGTGGTCGCGGGCGCACTGGTCGCCTCCGTCTCCACGATCTTCACGGTCTGGGCGCTGGCATACGCGACCAGCGACTCGGTCGGCATGAACCGCTCGTCGATGCTGTGGGTGGCGGCGCTCGCCAACCTGGTCGCGCTGGCCGCGATTCCGCTCTGGGCCACGCTGTCCGACCGCATCGGCCGCCGCCCGGTGTTCCTGGCCGGCGCCGCAGGCAGCGGGGTCATGATGTTCGTCTATCTGTGGGCGATCTCCACGGGCTCGTACCCGCTGATCCTCGTCCTCGGCATCGTCACCTTCGGTGTGGTCTACAGCGCCGCGAACGGCACCTGGCCCTCCTTCTACGGCGAGATGTTCACGACCCGGGTACGCCTGTCGGGCATGGCGATCGGCACGCAGATCGGCTTCGCCGTCGCCGGTTTCGCGGTGACCTTCGCCGCGGAGATCGCCGGTCCGAACGGGGACGACTGGTTCGCCGTCGCCTTGTTCACGGCGGCCCTGTGCATCCCGCCGGTGCTGGCCGCGATCACGGCACGCGAGACACACCGGGTGCCGACGGAGCGACTCGGCGAGCGCGGCGCCGAGAACGTGGCGAAGCGCGAGGCCGTGTCGGCCTGA
- a CDS encoding TetR family transcriptional regulator, with the protein MTSVEEPARTGGRIRDAARTRAEILDVATKEFARAGLAGARVDEIAALTRTTKRMIYYYFGGKEQLFTAVLERAYSVIRQAEQDLDVEHLDPVAAIRRLAELTFDHHEAHPDFIRLVSIENIHEAEHIAASEQLGRIGSPALEVIHRILESGRKSGLFTADVDAVDLHAMISSFCFFRVANRHTFGALFGRDLTAPDQREHYRAMLGDMVIAYLTADRTA; encoded by the coding sequence ATGACCAGCGTCGAAGAACCGGCACGCACAGGCGGGCGCATCCGCGACGCCGCCCGGACCAGGGCCGAGATCCTCGACGTGGCCACCAAGGAGTTCGCCCGGGCCGGCCTGGCGGGGGCCCGGGTGGACGAGATCGCCGCCCTCACCCGCACCACCAAGCGGATGATCTACTACTACTTCGGCGGCAAGGAACAGCTGTTCACGGCCGTCCTGGAGCGGGCGTACTCCGTGATCCGGCAGGCCGAACAGGACCTCGACGTCGAGCATCTGGACCCGGTGGCGGCCATCCGGCGCCTCGCGGAGCTCACCTTCGACCACCATGAGGCACACCCCGACTTCATCCGTCTGGTGAGCATCGAGAACATCCACGAGGCCGAGCACATCGCCGCCTCCGAGCAGCTCGGGAGGATCGGTTCGCCCGCGCTGGAGGTGATCCACCGGATCCTGGAGTCGGGCCGCAAGTCGGGCCTGTTCACGGCCGACGTGGACGCCGTGGACCTGCACGCCATGATCAGCTCCTTCTGCTTCTTCCGGGTGGCCAACCGGCACACCTTCGGCGCGCTGTTCGGCCGCGACCTGACGGCCCCGGACCAGCGGGAGCACTACCGGGCGATGCTCGGCGACATGGTCATCGCCTATCTGACGGCGGACCGCACGGCCTGA
- a CDS encoding tetratricopeptide repeat protein: protein MLDPISLGAISAVLGAVGSGMGSEAGRWAWETAGGLVRRVAGREVAAPTTPGRLTEVAHLVHDGVLNDPQLARAWTLFAQGVAVRGDLPGTFARRAGLPPSPRFFTDRQEALKSLDKEATRAFDGRPRLALLHGPEGIGTSTLAIHWGWRQQARFPDGQLYADLRALGSDAALGTLLRQLGLPDEEVPPAAADRADLLRRCLADRRLLLVLDHAQSAGQVRALLTSSPGVVTLVVARQPLAGLDALRVPVGPLARKDAVRLLTDLVGKPAIGAARATLPGVLDRCAGSPYALRAAAPRLTAVIPAATTRSPVGDPVPDVPDAVGAAAEDSYRLLSPDAARLYRLAGLYAWPDLDAAAAARAADLTEAEAARLLEELADALLLEHTDSGRYRYRPAVRAHAERVAAATDGIAACSAAVSRTVEHYLHLAVGAARAALPESWRVPAGTSPVSYGDRGTAVAALAAEAQNLVQAVRAAEEFRDWDTVVRLCQALWPLQLKAGHHDVLLPALQTGARIADAHFPGSRTAGSLHAQLAHSLTESRRWDEAEPEALAAARDEWAAGHTRGHASAVEFLGLLRLRQWRFTEAYDSFEEAAGILDGIGPTDEGAADLPRARALLERHRGRALRGLGRRDEARERLERALRFFRDSGEAYNTARTLTDLAETHLDGAESTAALALVDAATEALGQENAVYHLAHLRILRERCVSVG, encoded by the coding sequence ATGCTGGATCCGATTTCGCTGGGCGCCATCAGCGCGGTACTCGGAGCCGTCGGATCGGGGATGGGCAGCGAAGCCGGCAGGTGGGCCTGGGAGACGGCCGGAGGTCTGGTCCGCCGTGTCGCCGGGCGCGAGGTCGCCGCGCCCACCACACCCGGCCGGCTGACCGAGGTCGCCCACCTCGTGCACGACGGTGTGCTGAACGACCCCCAACTCGCCCGCGCCTGGACCCTGTTCGCCCAGGGCGTTGCCGTACGGGGCGATCTCCCCGGCACCTTCGCGCGCCGGGCCGGACTGCCGCCCTCCCCGCGCTTTTTCACGGACCGTCAGGAAGCCCTGAAATCGCTGGACAAGGAGGCCACCCGCGCCTTCGACGGCCGCCCCAGGCTGGCTCTCCTGCACGGCCCGGAAGGCATCGGCACCAGCACCCTCGCCATCCACTGGGGCTGGCGGCAACAGGCCCGCTTCCCCGACGGGCAGCTCTACGCGGATCTGCGCGCCCTCGGCTCCGACGCCGCCCTCGGGACCCTGCTGCGCCAACTCGGCCTGCCGGACGAGGAAGTACCGCCCGCTGCCGCCGACCGTGCCGACCTCCTCCGGCGCTGCCTCGCCGACCGGCGCCTGCTCCTCGTGCTCGACCACGCCCAATCGGCAGGTCAGGTAAGGGCGTTGCTCACCTCGTCGCCGGGCGTCGTCACCCTGGTCGTCGCCCGACAGCCACTCGCCGGCCTCGACGCGCTGCGCGTCCCGGTCGGTCCCCTGGCACGCAAGGACGCGGTGCGGCTGCTCACCGACCTGGTCGGCAAACCCGCGATCGGCGCGGCCCGCGCCACCCTGCCCGGCGTCCTCGACCGCTGCGCCGGCTCGCCGTACGCCCTACGGGCAGCGGCACCCCGCCTGACCGCCGTCATCCCGGCGGCGACCACACGGAGCCCTGTCGGTGATCCCGTCCCGGATGTCCCGGATGCGGTGGGCGCCGCCGCCGAGGACTCCTACCGGCTGCTCAGCCCCGACGCCGCCCGCCTCTACCGTCTGGCGGGGCTGTATGCCTGGCCGGACCTCGACGCCGCCGCAGCCGCGCGCGCCGCCGACCTCACCGAGGCCGAGGCTGCCCGGCTGCTCGAAGAACTCGCCGACGCGCTGCTCCTCGAACACACGGACTCCGGCCGCTACCGCTACCGCCCGGCGGTACGCGCCCACGCCGAGCGCGTCGCCGCCGCCACCGACGGCATCGCCGCGTGCTCGGCGGCCGTCTCCCGAACCGTCGAGCACTATCTGCACCTGGCGGTGGGCGCCGCGCGGGCCGCGCTCCCGGAGAGCTGGCGCGTCCCGGCCGGAACGTCGCCGGTCTCGTACGGCGACCGGGGCACGGCCGTGGCCGCCCTCGCCGCCGAGGCGCAGAACCTGGTCCAGGCGGTCCGCGCTGCCGAGGAGTTCCGCGACTGGGACACCGTCGTACGGCTGTGCCAGGCGCTGTGGCCGCTCCAGCTCAAGGCCGGTCACCATGACGTCCTGCTCCCCGCGCTGCAGACCGGCGCCCGGATCGCCGACGCCCACTTCCCCGGCAGCCGCACGGCGGGCTCCCTGCACGCCCAACTCGCGCACTCCCTGACCGAGTCGCGCCGTTGGGACGAGGCGGAACCGGAAGCCCTCGCGGCAGCCCGGGACGAGTGGGCCGCCGGACACACGCGGGGCCACGCCTCCGCCGTCGAGTTCCTCGGTCTGCTCCGGCTGCGCCAGTGGCGCTTCACCGAGGCGTACGACTCCTTCGAGGAGGCCGCCGGGATCCTCGACGGCATCGGGCCCACCGACGAGGGCGCCGCCGACCTCCCGCGCGCCCGCGCCCTGTTGGAGCGTCACCGGGGTCGCGCCCTGCGAGGCCTCGGCCGCCGCGACGAGGCCCGTGAGCGACTGGAGCGGGCGCTGCGCTTCTTCCGGGACAGCGGCGAGGCGTACAACACCGCCCGCACGCTCACCGACCTCGCCGAAACCCACCTGGACGGTGCGGAGTCCACGGCCGCCCTGGCCCTGGTCGACGCGGCGACCGAGGCCCTCGGGCAGGAGAACGCCGTCTACCACCTTGCTCATCTGCGGATACTGCGGGAGCGGTGCGTCAGCGTCGGGTGA